From a single Nostoc edaphicum CCNP1411 genomic region:
- a CDS encoding sensor histidine kinase encodes MPTQKPTPIDSSSESKKVPAEEPSTDELPTIEFPSRGKLKASSWRIHQKIGYGYFVAIGIGFFGSLTGLVIANYYRGREVRQFNQAYEQGQLLSNYKDAVIGAQLHSSNLVAVLENSQQLQSKKADFLKNVEKAKQLESKIGGFIDSKPKRLAATSSTLQTLLLDYQTNLKAYVDQIEVVLQEIDSQQVQPEEISSARSQLLTIMRGGTAMRLDQLSQNLTNILQTAEDQEQERQKAVEQAKIVERFIVIMSMLVSVAIAAIVAWRTSRAIAEPVITVTQVAEQVARKHNFDLRAPVTTEDEIGLLAKSLNRLIERVSERTKELQQAKELAEAASKAKSIFLANVSHELRTPLNAVIGLSQLLEDDATDLGLSGDFITDLETINAAGKHLLHLINEILDLSKIEAGKMTLYPETFEIGTLIHNVVLTVKPAIEKNANVLEVDFDEQLGTMYADQTRMRQVLLNLLSNASKFTTNGKVTLTVKREKDEFRPEAPLGSITFTVTDTGIGMSHRQQQQLFQPFTQGDTSTTKKYGGTGLGLAISRHFCQMMGGEIIVKSQPGIGSTFTIRLPMTVQE; translated from the coding sequence ATGCCAACTCAAAAGCCAACCCCTATCGACAGCAGTTCAGAAAGCAAAAAAGTGCCAGCCGAAGAACCATCGACAGACGAACTCCCAACTATAGAATTTCCCTCACGAGGGAAACTCAAAGCTAGTTCTTGGCGCATCCATCAAAAAATTGGCTATGGTTACTTTGTAGCGATCGGAATTGGCTTTTTTGGCTCACTGACTGGGTTGGTGATCGCCAACTACTACCGGGGAAGGGAAGTCAGACAATTCAATCAAGCCTATGAACAAGGACAACTACTGAGTAATTATAAAGATGCAGTCATCGGGGCGCAATTACATAGCTCTAACCTAGTTGCTGTATTAGAAAATTCACAACAACTGCAAAGCAAAAAAGCTGATTTTCTGAAGAATGTTGAAAAAGCCAAGCAATTAGAGTCAAAAATTGGTGGATTTATTGACAGTAAACCGAAAAGACTAGCAGCAACAAGTTCGACTTTACAGACCTTATTGCTGGATTACCAGACTAATTTAAAAGCTTACGTTGACCAAATAGAGGTTGTCTTGCAGGAAATTGATTCTCAGCAAGTGCAGCCTGAGGAGATTTCCTCTGCCCGATCGCAGTTATTAACAATAATGCGTGGTGGAACAGCCATGCGGCTAGACCAGCTTTCGCAAAACTTGACTAACATCCTGCAAACTGCTGAAGATCAAGAGCAAGAAAGGCAAAAAGCCGTTGAGCAGGCGAAAATCGTTGAGCGATTCATCGTGATCATGAGTATGCTGGTTTCGGTAGCGATCGCAGCTATTGTAGCTTGGCGTACCAGTCGGGCGATCGCTGAACCAGTTATCACTGTCACCCAAGTAGCTGAACAAGTTGCAAGGAAACATAATTTTGATTTGCGAGCGCCCGTTACCACTGAAGATGAAATCGGCCTACTCGCCAAATCTCTAAATCGTCTAATTGAGCGGGTATCTGAGCGAACAAAAGAACTACAACAAGCTAAAGAATTAGCCGAAGCTGCAAGCAAAGCAAAAAGCATATTTCTGGCCAATGTCAGCCACGAATTACGCACACCATTAAATGCTGTCATTGGTTTGAGCCAACTTCTAGAAGACGATGCCACCGATCTTGGTTTATCGGGAGACTTTATCACAGACTTAGAAACAATTAACGCTGCTGGTAAGCATTTACTGCACTTGATTAACGAAATCCTCGACTTGTCAAAAATTGAAGCGGGGAAAATGACCCTATATCCTGAGACATTCGAGATTGGGACGCTGATTCATAACGTCGTCCTCACAGTCAAACCAGCTATAGAAAAAAATGCCAATGTTTTAGAAGTGGATTTTGATGAGCAACTTGGCACCATGTACGCTGATCAAACTAGGATGCGGCAGGTATTGTTAAACTTACTCAGCAACGCCAGTAAATTCACTACAAACGGCAAGGTGACGCTCACAGTCAAGAGAGAAAAAGATGAATTCCGACCGGAGGCTCCTTTGGGCAGCATTACTTTTACCGTTACCGACACAGGTATAGGTATGTCTCATCGTCAACAGCAGCAGTTATTTCAACCTTTTACACAAGGAGATACTTCGACTACGAAAAAGTATGGAGGAACGGGACTAGGGTTAGCAATTAGCCGTCACTTTTGCCAGATGATGGGTGGTGAAATTATTGTCAAAAGTCAGCCGGGAATTGGCTCTACTTTCACCATTCGTCTGCCAATGACTGTACAGGAATAA
- a CDS encoding fatty acid desaturase family protein: MSDAIIQSELLDHKANHEQKLCQILTVQELSVLNDRSNSKGLVQLAFHLTIMGCSGYLWATNFGNWSVAIPALLIYGFSLASMFASMHECVHRTAFANNRLNDSVAWFSGLLSFYNSTFFRRYHKWHHRYTRVPNKDPELTDLKPSNLGKYLLIISGLPWWWGKISGHFQVATGQFDDFPFVSEAARAEVIRSTRWQLSIYAGAIVLSIAFNQPWFFLYWLLPLLVGQPILRFILLAEHTGCTLDANLLTNTRTTLTLWPVRFFMWNMPFHAEHHLYASIPFHALPKAHQLLSKHFTHIEPGYLKVNWDIITNS; the protein is encoded by the coding sequence ATGTCTGACGCAATTATTCAATCTGAATTATTGGATCACAAAGCTAATCACGAGCAAAAACTCTGCCAGATTCTCACTGTACAAGAATTAAGTGTTCTAAACGATCGCTCCAACAGCAAAGGGCTAGTTCAACTGGCTTTTCATCTCACTATTATGGGTTGCAGTGGCTACTTGTGGGCAACAAACTTTGGTAATTGGTCGGTGGCTATACCAGCACTGTTAATCTACGGCTTCAGTCTGGCTTCGATGTTTGCATCAATGCACGAATGCGTTCACAGAACGGCTTTCGCTAACAATCGTTTGAATGATTCCGTGGCTTGGTTTTCCGGCTTGCTCTCATTTTACAACAGCACGTTTTTTCGTCGTTATCATAAATGGCATCACCGCTACACTCGCGTTCCTAACAAAGATCCAGAATTGACTGATCTCAAACCCAGCAACCTGGGCAAATACTTGTTGATAATTAGCGGTTTACCGTGGTGGTGGGGCAAGATAAGTGGGCATTTTCAGGTTGCAACTGGTCAATTTGACGATTTTCCATTTGTGTCAGAAGCAGCACGAGCCGAAGTTATTCGTTCTACACGTTGGCAATTAAGTATTTATGCTGGTGCTATCGTTCTCTCGATAGCATTTAATCAGCCTTGGTTTTTCCTGTATTGGCTGCTGCCGCTTCTTGTGGGCCAGCCGATTCTCCGTTTCATTCTGCTTGCAGAACATACAGGTTGCACTCTTGACGCCAATCTGCTTACAAACACGCGCACAACGCTAACTCTCTGGCCTGTGCGATTTTTCATGTGGAATATGCCATTTCACGCAGAGCATCATTTGTATGCATCAATTCCGTTCCACGCTTTACCAAAAGCACATCAGCTATTGAGCAAACACTTTACCCACATTGAACCTGGCTATCTGAAAGTCAACTGGGATATCATAACTAATTCGTAA
- a CDS encoding bifunctional sterol desaturase/short chain dehydrogenase, with amino-acid sequence MIKMLAENLMGIEARLQINWVWLNASLQFAIWGIFSLLLAEVLRDSYHALCHQVNWLAKWHNKHHMAYRRDLSIVSLKVYQESQLYHDILESSLLLMVLVVIALVVQQMGLWLGVAYACTFLYGASVRYFQGKIDTDYNHLPGPLETIPSIWWVNRSYHWRHHFDDVNAYYSGVFPLVDKILGTGLSLKGKTIALTGASGALGQALTAELVKNNAKVVALTTNPEKLVEQAGVKVIPWQLGNEANLRDSLEKVDILIINHGVNVYTSRTPEAINSSYEVNTFSALRLMDIFSTTVTGPQAKATKEIWVNTSEAEVSPALSPLYELSKRSLGDIITLKRLDGDCVIRKLILGPFKSQLNPYGVMSAPQVARAILFLARRDFRNIIVTINPLTYLLFPLKETSTWLYYRIFSRTAKS; translated from the coding sequence ATGATAAAAATGCTAGCTGAAAACTTAATGGGGATTGAAGCAAGATTACAAATTAATTGGGTTTGGCTAAATGCCAGCTTACAGTTTGCTATTTGGGGAATTTTTTCACTTTTACTCGCTGAAGTCTTGAGAGACAGTTACCATGCTTTGTGTCACCAAGTCAATTGGCTTGCTAAATGGCACAACAAGCACCACATGGCTTATCGCCGCGATTTATCGATAGTTTCCCTGAAAGTTTACCAAGAATCCCAGCTATATCACGACATTTTAGAGTCGAGTCTACTGTTAATGGTATTGGTAGTCATTGCCTTAGTTGTCCAGCAAATGGGGTTATGGCTGGGAGTAGCTTATGCTTGTACCTTCTTGTATGGCGCGTCTGTGCGATATTTTCAGGGAAAAATTGATACAGACTACAACCACCTACCTGGCCCTTTAGAAACAATTCCATCCATTTGGTGGGTGAATCGGTCTTACCATTGGCGGCATCATTTTGATGATGTCAACGCTTACTACAGTGGTGTCTTTCCCTTGGTGGATAAAATTCTTGGTACAGGACTGTCTCTCAAGGGTAAAACCATCGCTTTAACCGGAGCATCAGGAGCCTTGGGTCAAGCGTTGACGGCTGAACTTGTAAAGAATAATGCTAAAGTTGTCGCATTAACCACTAATCCAGAAAAATTAGTAGAGCAAGCTGGGGTGAAGGTAATTCCCTGGCAGTTGGGTAATGAAGCTAATTTGAGGGATAGTTTAGAGAAAGTAGATATTTTAATTATCAACCACGGAGTCAATGTCTACACTAGCCGTACACCAGAGGCTATCAACTCCTCTTATGAGGTGAATACCTTTTCCGCATTGCGGTTGATGGATATATTTTCGACAACTGTAACAGGGCCACAAGCAAAAGCAACTAAGGAAATCTGGGTGAATACTTCTGAGGCTGAGGTTTCTCCAGCGCTGAGTCCGCTTTATGAACTCAGCAAGCGATCGCTAGGAGATATAATTACCCTTAAGCGCTTGGATGGGGATTGTGTAATTCGCAAGTTAATTCTTGGCCCATTTAAGAGTCAACTGAATCCTTATGGAGTGATGTCTGCACCGCAAGTTGCTCGTGCTATCTTATTTTTGGCGCGGCGAGACTTCCGAAATATTATTGTGACAATAAATCCTCTTACCTATCTACTATTTCCCTTAAAAGAAACTAGTACATGGTTATACTATCGAATCTTCAGCCGGACAGCAAAAAGTTAG
- a CDS encoding mechanosensitive ion channel family protein, which translates to MIEWIPSIAFILGGLLAGIIGEKVIFKKLETFVNNKRIAGGNIIFHSLHRMTFIWFVIGGFFWAILSSPLKPDVAIVLQKILTIALLYSVTLVLARLTAGFVNLFIRRTEGVPTSLISNLAKITVLVLGTLIILQTVGVQITPIITTLGIGGLAVGLALQDTLANLFSGFYLIISKQVRTGDYVKLDAGHEGYVIDISWRNTTIKEISNNVVIVPNSKLSSAIFTNYHLPAKEITLTMDVGVSYDSDLEEVEKVTVEVAKEVMQEIAPELKESEPFIRFHTFNDFSIDFTLYMRVNEYFDQRIGKHLFVKKLHKRYQKAGIQIPFPIREVYMQDNSAMERN; encoded by the coding sequence ATGATCGAATGGATTCCGTCGATAGCATTTATTCTAGGTGGCTTACTGGCTGGGATAATTGGTGAAAAAGTTATCTTCAAAAAACTTGAAACATTCGTTAATAACAAACGAATTGCCGGGGGTAATATTATATTTCACTCTCTGCACCGCATGACTTTTATTTGGTTTGTCATTGGCGGTTTCTTTTGGGCAATTCTGAGTTCTCCACTCAAGCCAGATGTTGCAATTGTATTGCAAAAAATTCTGACGATCGCACTGCTGTATTCAGTAACCCTAGTTTTAGCAAGATTGACTGCTGGTTTTGTTAATTTATTTATTCGCAGAACGGAAGGGGTTCCCACATCGCTAATTTCTAACCTTGCTAAGATTACTGTTTTAGTTTTGGGAACATTAATCATATTGCAAACGGTAGGTGTTCAAATTACACCGATCATCACAACTTTAGGGATTGGTGGTTTAGCAGTTGGTTTAGCACTTCAAGACACACTTGCAAACTTGTTTTCTGGTTTTTACTTAATTATATCTAAGCAAGTTAGAACCGGAGACTATGTGAAGTTAGATGCTGGACATGAGGGATATGTTATAGATATTTCTTGGCGCAATACGACTATTAAAGAAATTTCAAATAATGTAGTTATTGTTCCTAACTCTAAGTTGTCTTCTGCCATTTTCACCAACTACCATTTACCCGCAAAGGAAATTACTTTAACAATGGATGTGGGTGTAAGTTATGATAGCGATTTGGAAGAAGTCGAAAAAGTGACTGTAGAAGTTGCCAAAGAAGTCATGCAAGAAATTGCACCGGAATTAAAAGAGAGTGAACCGTTTATCAGATTTCATACTTTTAATGATTTTAGTATAGATTTTACGCTTTATATGCGCGTAAATGAATACTTTGATCAGCGTATTGGTAAACATCTATTTGTTAAGAAGTTACATAAACGCTATCAGAAAGCCGGAATTCAAATTCCTTTTCCGATTAGGGAAGTGTATATGCAAGATAATTCAGCTATGGAACGAAATTAG
- a CDS encoding MBL fold metallo-hydrolase, with protein sequence MFLTWFDSNSWLLEIGGKRILIDPWLVGSLIFSNLDWLFKGSRSQNRPIPDNIDLILLSQGLEDHAHPPTLQVLDHSIKVVASPNAAKVVQQLGYTQVTVLAHGETFSLNNQVEIKAFPGSPIGPTLVENSYLLKELESGLTVYYEPHGYHSPQLQQSAPIDVVITPFIDMTLPLLGPIIKGKNSALEVVKSLQPQVIIPTAAGGDVAFEGLLMKLIQTKGSAEEFRSLLEKNNISTRVLEPKPGDRFELPLEKRALAI encoded by the coding sequence ATGTTTTTAACTTGGTTCGACAGCAACTCTTGGTTACTGGAAATTGGTGGGAAAAGAATACTGATTGACCCTTGGCTGGTTGGTTCGTTAATTTTCAGCAACTTGGATTGGTTATTCAAAGGTTCGCGATCGCAAAATCGCCCAATCCCAGATAATATTGATCTGATTCTGCTCTCTCAAGGTTTAGAAGACCACGCTCACCCACCAACGCTTCAGGTACTCGACCACAGCATCAAAGTTGTAGCCTCTCCCAATGCTGCCAAGGTAGTACAGCAGTTAGGTTACACCCAAGTTACAGTATTGGCTCATGGTGAAACTTTCAGTTTAAATAATCAAGTTGAAATCAAAGCTTTCCCCGGCTCCCCCATTGGCCCTACTCTGGTAGAAAATAGTTATCTCCTCAAAGAATTGGAGAGTGGTCTAACTGTATACTACGAGCCTCATGGTTATCATTCTCCACAACTTCAGCAATCTGCACCTATCGATGTCGTGATTACACCGTTTATTGACATGACATTGCCTTTGCTTGGGCCGATTATTAAAGGCAAAAATAGTGCTTTGGAAGTAGTAAAGTCATTACAACCTCAAGTAATAATACCTACGGCTGCTGGTGGTGATGTGGCGTTTGAAGGATTGCTGATGAAATTGATTCAGACTAAAGGAAGTGCTGAAGAATTTCGTTCGTTACTAGAGAAGAACAATATTTCAACACGGGTACTTGAGCCGAAACCAGGCGATCGCTTTGAACTACCATTAGAAAAACGAGCATTAGCAATTTAA
- a CDS encoding VOC family protein has translation MSDLGFTHIALAVSDVDASISFYAKYAQMTVVHHRIDQATQSDVAWISDLTRPFVIVLIKAAKVEGALLPQSHLGVAYQNRGEIDRLCNEARAEGILLDGPNDWGFPVGYWAFIQDPDGHTLEISYGQEISFTVEQARDAINRVS, from the coding sequence ATGTCTGATCTTGGTTTTACTCACATTGCACTTGCAGTTAGTGATGTTGATGCAAGTATCTCATTTTATGCAAAGTATGCCCAGATGACGGTCGTGCATCATCGCATTGATCAAGCAACTCAATCAGATGTTGCTTGGATTAGTGACCTGACTAGACCTTTTGTGATTGTCCTAATTAAAGCAGCTAAAGTAGAAGGCGCATTATTACCACAATCCCATCTTGGCGTAGCTTATCAGAATCGTGGGGAAATCGATCGCCTGTGCAATGAGGCACGCGCTGAGGGAATACTGCTGGATGGGCCAAATGACTGGGGCTTTCCGGTTGGTTACTGGGCTTTTATTCAAGACCCTGATGGTCATACACTGGAAATTTCCTATGGTCAGGAAATTAGTTTTACAGTTGAGCAAGCTAGAGACGCGATTAATCGCGTCTCTTAA
- a CDS encoding S-layer homology domain-containing protein: MSKFVLAVTSVAIFSPISSASAALGFSTTIAQISDNSTNQLLLVDKKVETMNRTQLNSNKVSAKGKKTGFSLAIWQPANTFSEVIARVSVKSKSHNNYLQERFVGDYKYKIKQKVKFVKGLKASDRIVVRLYDIQNRFIGYSEFECLSANTTVNLILSAKPNEYQVVRTVYGLDADQDGTIDTNATTYDYFTQIRKQGVIFLSSSQTFQGSQFQVEGLSTIAKTSVYPLSFTQGDYALVRQSFVNAFSSDLADVLQANPGSLVQVMEVSDNSSYDTSQMLMNYRQISMSRTLQVGFSDVSVNYWAKNFITKLATMEILEGFPDGTFRPDAPVTRAQFAAMLRKAFAKGKIRQAIAFKDVSNRYWAYNAISEVYQMGFLNTAVGKDFNPSQKLSRLDVLVALAQRLNYQTTGSTDTILSVYSDANTIRPEYRSLIAALTQHGIVVNYPNVNLLNAEQVATRSEVSALIYQALSSTGKVANISSQYVVGQQQVAAEDSMERIKPRRHCNQGIGNGAEGCDPGNSHPHGGSNDEGGRTPGKK; this comes from the coding sequence ATGAGCAAATTTGTTCTAGCTGTAACCTCAGTGGCAATATTTTCGCCAATATCTTCTGCATCGGCAGCTTTAGGGTTCTCTACTACCATCGCCCAAATATCTGATAATTCCACAAATCAACTACTTTTAGTTGATAAAAAAGTAGAAACAATGAATCGCACTCAGTTAAATAGTAATAAAGTTTCGGCAAAAGGGAAAAAAACAGGTTTTAGCCTTGCGATTTGGCAACCAGCAAATACTTTTTCAGAGGTAATTGCCCGCGTTTCTGTCAAGAGTAAAAGTCATAATAATTATTTACAAGAACGGTTTGTAGGCGATTATAAATACAAGATTAAACAAAAAGTAAAATTTGTTAAGGGGCTAAAAGCTAGCGATCGCATCGTCGTGCGATTGTATGATATTCAAAACCGCTTTATTGGCTACAGCGAATTTGAATGTTTGTCAGCAAATACCACAGTTAACCTGATTTTGTCAGCCAAACCTAATGAATACCAAGTTGTTCGCACTGTTTATGGTCTTGATGCTGACCAAGACGGCACTATTGACACAAATGCCACCACCTACGACTACTTTACCCAAATCAGGAAACAAGGTGTTATTTTCTTGAGCAGTTCCCAAACCTTTCAAGGTAGTCAGTTCCAAGTAGAAGGTTTGTCAACAATTGCCAAAACTAGTGTTTATCCCCTCTCTTTCACTCAGGGAGATTATGCTTTAGTCCGTCAGTCGTTCGTTAACGCTTTTAGTTCCGATTTGGCAGATGTTTTGCAAGCTAATCCGGGTAGTTTGGTGCAGGTGATGGAAGTCAGCGATAACTCTAGCTACGACACTAGTCAAATGCTAATGAATTATCGCCAAATCAGTATGTCTCGAACTCTGCAAGTTGGTTTTTCTGATGTTTCCGTAAACTACTGGGCTAAAAATTTTATTACCAAATTGGCAACAATGGAAATTCTCGAAGGTTTTCCTGATGGGACTTTCCGCCCAGATGCACCAGTAACTCGTGCCCAGTTTGCGGCAATGCTACGGAAAGCCTTTGCCAAGGGGAAAATTCGCCAAGCTATTGCTTTTAAGGATGTCTCAAATCGATATTGGGCTTACAATGCCATTAGCGAAGTTTATCAAATGGGCTTTTTAAACACTGCTGTAGGCAAGGATTTCAACCCTAGCCAAAAGCTTTCTCGCCTTGATGTTTTGGTAGCATTAGCGCAGAGATTAAATTATCAAACTACTGGCTCCACGGATACAATCTTATCTGTTTACAGCGATGCAAATACTATTCGTCCTGAATATCGCAGTCTGATTGCTGCTTTGACACAACATGGTATAGTCGTCAACTATCCCAATGTGAACTTGCTAAATGCTGAACAGGTAGCAACCAGGTCTGAAGTGTCTGCTTTAATATACCAAGCCTTGTCTAGCACTGGAAAGGTTGCAAACATCTCCTCGCAGTATGTCGTTGGACAACAACAAGTTGCAGCTGAGGATTCGATGGAGCGCATCAAACCACGTCGCCATTGTAACCAAGGAATTGGTAATGGTGCTGAGGGATGCGACCCCGGCAATTCCCATCCTCACGGTGGTAGTAACGATGAAGGTGGACGTACTCCTGGCAAAAAGTAA
- a CDS encoding alpha/beta fold hydrolase: MTVSTQPLATQDAFEKFFWTWQGYKIQYTVMGTGRPLVLVHGFGASIGHWRKNIPVLADAGYQVFAIDLLGFGGSDKAPIDYSVEVWVELLKDFCTAHIHEPAVFIGNSIGALLSLIVLVEHPEIAAGGILINSAGGLSHRPHELNPPLRMVMATFNRFVRSPITGKFVYNRIRQKAQIRRTLYQVYRDRQAVTDELVDLLYTPSCDPGAQQVFASILTAPPGPSPEELLPKVERPILVIWGADDPWTPITGAKIYEKARENGKEIKIVPIPNAGHCPHDEVPDVVNAQIVDWLAQYQEF, encoded by the coding sequence ATGACTGTAAGTACACAACCGCTTGCAACCCAAGACGCTTTTGAAAAATTCTTTTGGACTTGGCAAGGCTACAAAATTCAGTACACTGTCATGGGCACTGGACGACCTCTGGTACTGGTTCACGGCTTTGGTGCTTCCATTGGACATTGGCGTAAAAATATCCCAGTTTTAGCTGATGCTGGCTACCAAGTATTTGCCATAGACCTTTTAGGCTTTGGTGGTTCCGATAAAGCGCCTATTGATTACAGCGTGGAAGTTTGGGTGGAACTGCTGAAAGATTTCTGCACAGCACATATACACGAACCTGCTGTATTTATTGGCAACTCCATCGGCGCACTTTTGAGCTTAATTGTACTGGTAGAACATCCAGAAATTGCTGCTGGTGGTATTTTAATAAACTCTGCGGGTGGTTTGAGTCATCGTCCCCACGAACTGAACCCGCCGCTACGGATGGTGATGGCAACTTTTAATCGGTTTGTGCGATCGCCAATTACAGGTAAATTTGTCTATAATCGCATTCGCCAAAAAGCCCAAATTCGCCGTACTCTCTACCAAGTTTACCGCGATCGCCAAGCCGTCACCGATGAATTAGTCGATTTACTTTATACTCCCTCTTGCGACCCAGGAGCGCAACAAGTTTTCGCATCCATTCTCACAGCGCCTCCTGGCCCAAGCCCAGAGGAACTATTGCCCAAAGTAGAACGTCCTATATTAGTGATTTGGGGTGCCGATGACCCTTGGACACCAATTACCGGGGCCAAGATTTACGAAAAGGCGCGTGAGAATGGCAAAGAAATCAAAATTGTTCCCATTCCCAATGCCGGTCATTGTCCTCACGATGAAGTTCCAGATGTTGTCAATGCTCAGATTGTCGATTGGCTGGCGCAATATCAAGAGTTCTAA
- a CDS encoding serine/threonine protein kinase, with protein sequence MELDVRNEHKGIIPLSHHPDFSQQGYQVISELGRNREGGRITYLANVLNSNEQVVIKEFCFAHASADLSGIKTYEREIEILQQLNHSRIPRYVDSFEIPGVFYMVQEYKNAPSLGIRRSFHPEEIKQIALSILEILVYLQKQVPSIIHRDIKPENILVDEKLNAYLVDFGLARIQGAKIALSSFVAGTPGFMPPEEQFGHPLTEASDLYSLGATLICLLTNTRSAEIGKLIDDNYRFNFQKLVPQISPHFRLWLMRMVERNRKRRYANASFALKTLQRIQVVGTATEIDTLVTTIKPRKRATVLALTTVLTLAAIGATLMSCQPGDTVRQLLEATECQGFDFSSSCQEKTRR encoded by the coding sequence ATGGAGCTTGATGTGCGTAATGAACATAAAGGAATAATTCCCTTAAGTCATCATCCAGATTTTTCCCAACAAGGCTATCAAGTCATCAGCGAACTAGGGCGCAACCGAGAAGGGGGACGCATTACTTATTTAGCTAATGTCCTCAACTCTAATGAACAGGTGGTGATTAAAGAGTTTTGTTTTGCTCATGCAAGTGCAGATTTGTCAGGCATAAAAACCTATGAACGCGAAATTGAAATCTTGCAACAACTGAATCATTCCCGCATTCCTCGCTATGTAGATTCCTTTGAAATACCAGGGGTTTTTTATATGGTGCAGGAATATAAAAATGCCCCATCATTGGGTATAAGACGCAGTTTTCATCCTGAAGAAATTAAGCAAATTGCTTTGTCAATCTTAGAAATTTTGGTTTACCTGCAAAAGCAAGTTCCCTCAATTATTCATCGGGATATTAAGCCAGAGAATATTTTGGTTGATGAAAAACTAAATGCTTATCTGGTTGATTTTGGTTTAGCTAGGATACAGGGTGCAAAAATAGCTCTGAGCAGCTTTGTAGCCGGAACTCCAGGTTTTATGCCACCAGAGGAACAGTTTGGTCATCCTCTAACGGAAGCATCAGATTTATATAGTTTAGGAGCAACGCTAATTTGCTTACTTACTAATACTCGTTCTGCTGAAATTGGGAAATTAATTGATGATAACTATCGATTTAATTTTCAGAAATTAGTTCCTCAAATCAGTCCACATTTTCGGTTGTGGTTGATGAGAATGGTAGAACGTAACCGGAAACGTCGCTATGCCAATGCATCTTTTGCTTTAAAAACACTTCAGCGAATTCAGGTTGTTGGTACTGCCACCGAGATAGATACTTTAGTCACTACAATCAAACCTAGAAAACGAGCTACAGTGCTGGCACTAACCACTGTTTTGACATTGGCTGCGATTGGGGCAACTTTGATGAGTTGTCAGCCTGGTGATACGGTTAGGCAATTGCTGGAAGCTACAGAATGTCAAGGCTTTGATTTCAGCTCAAGTTGCCAAGAAAAAACCAGACGTTAA